GGAGTTTTTCGATGACGCCTATACCCCGGCTGAACAGGTCCTTACGTGGGGTGTCTTCGGTGGCGTTCCATACTATTTAGAAGAGGTCTCTCCTGGGGCCTCACTCGGAGAGAACATTCAGGAAACCATCCTTTCCCGGCACGGGACGCTCCATGACGAACCAGACTACGTCCTCCGTATGGAACTCAGGGAACCGACGCGATACTTCTCGATTCTTGAGGCCATTGCAGGTGGGAGCACAAGTCGGAACGAAATTGCGGGGACGACTGGCATCGCTTACAACCAGCTCTCAAAGTATCTCAAACGGTTGTCTCGGCTCCGTTTGGTCGACCAGCACGTTCCGATCACAGAGCAAAAAGAGCGGAGTAAGCGGAGTCAGTATCGTATCCGGGACCCGTTCTTCCGTTTTTGGTTCCACTTCGTCTACGGTACTGGAGAGCAATATGACGAACTCGGTATCGATGCATATGAAACACTGATAGAACCTGAGTTACCAGATTTCGTAAGTCGATCATTTGAAGACCTCTCTTGTTCGGCGCTGCGTACCCTCTACCCAGACCATACTATTACGCAAACCGGGCAGTGGTGGTACGATGACCACGAAATCGATGTTGTTGGTCTCACCACTGCTGAGACGCTAATCGTTGGTGAATGTAAGTTCCAACAGTCACCGCTGGGATACGACGCACTCTCGAAACTCGAGAGTCACACAGCAGAACTTAGATGGACGCCTGATTCTGGTGGAGATCGAACTGAGCGATATGCACTTTTCTCACGCAGTGGCTTCAAATCGTCAGTCGAAGAAGCTGCTGCAGAACGTGACGACCTCCGGCTCTTCACCGTTGGAGATGTTGTGACAGCACTGGATGGGTCAGAGAGTGCTCCTTAATCTCTTGCCACCGATGTCGTTTTGAACGACGGCTTAGCCGGATACAGAGTAGATTTGGCAGATCTGGGTATTCATCGTCAGGTGGTGAGAGTTTCGTTTACCGACCTCTGCTTGCGGTGATCGCTTCCACGCTAACAGGTTTGTAGCCTCCAAAGCAGGTGGCGAGGAGCCCAGTAATGCTATACGAGACTCCTTCGTAAACCGACCCAGAATGTGGTTGGTGTCAATTGCTCCATTGGCTTGAGCTGGGTGCTGCTCCCTGCGGTTGACCGACGGATGAACTGGTTCAGCAGCTGTGAATTCCTCCCGAGCCAGAACCGGAACTTACCATGACTGACAATCAGCGACCAGACGAGATTGCGCACCAACTCGTGACGAATGTCGATTCCCCTGTACGGATCTATCTCGAAGATAGCACGGCGACGATTCCGCTGGAGCCGTGTCGAGGTACCACGCCCACCACAACGACTGTCCCACTTGAGTACTTTGACGCCGTCATAGAGCAGGCTTCGATAGAAGACGGTGGACTCACCCTGTTTAGTATGGATGGGCTCCATCTTCCAGAATCCGAGTGGTCTCGGACCGGCCTTGATCGCCACTGGCGCCACGAAGATGCTGATCTTGCTGATCCGTTCTTTCCACCACAGCGCAAGCTTGAGGTCTGGGCGAGTCGGGAGGATGGGCTCTACAATGCGACTGAGCCATATGATTTCTCACACCTCGATGGCATTCCTGCAGACTCACCACTGTTGCTCGAATGGAAAGCAAGCGCCCCAGAGGAGGATCCCGAACGCCCTCCTGTCCCCTTTGACCGCCCAAAGCTCTCCGTTCGAGCGGTGCGTGCCGAGGGAGTTACCGATGTGCAAGGCTTCGACCGTGTGGATGTCGGCCGAATAGCCCGAGTCGAGATTCTCGAAGCAATTCCCGAACAGCCAACAAACCCGGACATTCAGCCCCGCGAGGTGGATCTCTCGCCGCCATCACTCCATCCGGAGATTGATTACGAGGAGATTGACCCACTGGCACAGTCAAAGAGGGTAATTCAAGCAGTGTTCACGATCAACCGGCATGCAAAGCGTCTCGACGAGGAGGCAGATATGGCTTATCA
The genomic region above belongs to Haloarcula salinisoli and contains:
- a CDS encoding ATP-binding protein, which codes for MVDFVNRTEELSRLHSLYESEEAELAVIFGRRRLGKTALVKQSLEAYDDAVVYQAKQKTTDLQLQQFIDAASDTYPGVKRIREDWEDVLGYLAEEDAIIVLDEFPYLVEQDESLPSVLQAMFDHELDESAATFVLVGSSISMMEEAALLGNSPLYGRSSLKLDIRQLPFAAAMEFFDDAYTPAEQVLTWGVFGGVPYYLEEVSPGASLGENIQETILSRHGTLHDEPDYVLRMELREPTRYFSILEAIAGGSTSRNEIAGTTGIAYNQLSKYLKRLSRLRLVDQHVPITEQKERSKRSQYRIRDPFFRFWFHFVYGTGEQYDELGIDAYETLIEPELPDFVSRSFEDLSCSALRTLYPDHTITQTGQWWYDDHEIDVVGLTTAETLIVGECKFQQSPLGYDALSKLESHTAELRWTPDSGGDRTERYALFSRSGFKSSVEEAAAERDDLRLFTVGDVVTALDGSESAP